A genomic window from Yarrowia lipolytica chromosome 1D, complete sequence includes:
- a CDS encoding uncharacterized protein (Compare to YALI0D16467g, weakly similar to uniprot|P29547 Saccharomyces cerevisiae YPL048w CAM1 translation elongation factor eEF1 gamma) — translation MSIGKLYLAPYARCNALYGLVNHYKLDVEISGADEEFEKKFPLKKYPSLVLADGTAVHEFFAVAFYLLTFVKDESIKPKNDLEHAQFFQWVSFANSELVALLFKSFGGLVGRAPYNKKLIDESQKELNKQIELTFEPHLTKHTYLVGDRLTFADYAVAGLIFRGFELLFDKEWRKTHPAISRWYKTVVSQPFYDGVKLTITDQKVQYVPKKD, via the coding sequence ATGTCCATCGGAAAGCTCTATCTCGCCCCCTACGCCCGCTGCAACGCGCTCTACGGCCTCGTCAACCACTACAAGCTGGACGTGGAGATTTCCGGCGCGgacgaggagtttgagaagaagTTCCCACTCAAAAAGTACCCGTCGCTGGTGCTGGCAGACGGCACTGCGGTCCACGAGTTCTTTGCGGTGGCTTTCTATCTGCTGACATTTGTCAAGGACGAGTCCATCAAGCCCAAGAATGACCTGGAGCACGCGCAGTTCTTCCAGTGGGTGTCGTTTGCCAACTCGGAGCTTGTGGCACTGCTGTTCAAGTCGTTTGGCGGCCTGGTGGGCCGAGCCCCTtacaacaagaagctcattgaCGAGTCgcagaaggagctcaacaagcagaTTGAGCTGACGTTCGAGCCCCATCTCACCAAACACACCTATCTGGTGGGAGACCGGCTCACCTTTGCCGACTACGCCGTGGCAGGCCTCATTTTCCGAGGCTTCGAGCTGCTGTTCGACAAGGAGTGGCGAAAGACCCACCCCGCCATCTCTCGATGGTACAAGACGGTGGTTTCCCAGCCCTTCTACGACGGCGTCAAGctcaccatcaccgaccaGAAGGTCCAGTACGTTCCCAAGAAGGATTAg